One segment of Candidatus Melainabacteria bacterium DNA contains the following:
- a CDS encoding serine/threonine protein kinase, protein MKTRQLKRLLARPVLVTPAVRPVPMASGRLPRYRVFIPPDAKDLLVGARVANRYYVLSVLGHGGMSVVYKAKAMGKNPRIVALKTLRTQGLNDELIVKRFQREAELLSKLNHPRIVQVHDYGTTVRGQPYFVMDYLTGVNLADVLKYQGPLAVEKFRDIFSQVCGAVDHAHRCGVIHRDLKPGNIMLCKFNGQNDFVKVVDFGIARFEEEAQRLTRLGEVWGSPIYMSPEQCMGAPLDARSDIYSIGVVMYEALTGQVPFLGRNYVDTMTQQISSPPRPLSEVRPDLNLPAKVDAIVLRALAKEPDTRYQTMAELRDDIEKSVSRPLKMERSYSGIAAVQQPKNARALRATAIKQEQRSEIKNMLLTVTLIAVLFFAVGYGWMRYRDTINKTQQGMQTYQLQRSSEIQRPPGLAPLSEPKERGSSRR, encoded by the coding sequence ATGAAAACCCGGCAACTAAAGCGGCTTCTTGCTAGACCAGTATTGGTAACACCGGCCGTGCGTCCTGTGCCAATGGCAAGTGGTCGTTTGCCTCGATATCGCGTTTTCATTCCCCCTGATGCGAAAGATTTGTTGGTCGGCGCACGCGTTGCCAATCGTTATTATGTTTTGTCAGTGCTTGGTCACGGCGGCATGAGCGTCGTCTATAAAGCCAAAGCAATGGGTAAAAACCCGCGCATTGTCGCCCTTAAGACATTGCGTACGCAGGGTCTGAACGACGAGTTGATCGTCAAGCGATTTCAGCGAGAAGCTGAACTTTTAAGCAAACTCAATCATCCGCGCATCGTGCAGGTTCACGATTACGGCACCACTGTGCGCGGGCAGCCTTATTTCGTCATGGATTATCTGACTGGGGTTAACCTGGCTGATGTATTGAAATATCAGGGTCCGCTTGCCGTAGAAAAGTTCCGCGACATTTTCTCTCAAGTTTGCGGCGCGGTCGATCACGCCCATCGCTGCGGCGTTATACACCGAGACCTCAAACCGGGCAATATCATGCTGTGCAAGTTCAATGGGCAGAACGACTTCGTCAAGGTCGTCGATTTCGGTATTGCTCGTTTCGAAGAAGAAGCTCAACGTCTGACGCGATTGGGCGAAGTCTGGGGCAGTCCTATCTACATGAGTCCTGAACAGTGTATGGGTGCACCTCTTGATGCCAGATCTGACATCTATTCGATTGGTGTGGTTATGTACGAAGCTCTCACAGGGCAAGTTCCGTTTCTCGGCAGGAACTACGTCGACACGATGACGCAGCAAATCAGTTCACCGCCGCGTCCGTTGTCGGAGGTTAGACCAGACTTGAACTTGCCCGCTAAAGTCGATGCCATCGTTTTGCGTGCTCTTGCCAAGGAACCGGACACTCGCTATCAGACCATGGCTGAACTGCGTGATGATATAGAAAAGTCTGTTTCACGACCATTGAAGATGGAAAGGTCTTATTCCGGAATTGCAGCAGTGCAGCAGCCTAAAAACGCGCGCGCTCTTCGAGCGACGGCAATCAAGCAGGAACAGCGCTCTGAAATTAAGAACATGCTCCTCACCGTGACACTAATAGCGGTGCTTTTCTTTGCCGTCGGCTATGGCTGGATGCGCTATCGTGACACTATAAACAAAACCCAGCAGGGTATGCAGACCTACCAACTGCAGCGCTCCTCAGAAATTCAGCGTCCGCCCGGGCTGGCGCCACTTTCGGAACCGAAGGAGCGCGGCAGTTCAAGGCGATAA
- a CDS encoding DUF445 family protein: protein MSLEALFANPQVIFWKVLFPPLVYSFHGWFATRMAIAALFRPYNPIMIGSYQLPLTPGIFPKRRSKLAESVASTVTSKLLTTTDIKVQAENLVTEQNIYTSVDMFVDSVLKEFRDTSKLHRLASDLAELSPTLLQHLVESTIESVEQGREQKVAAITEKIFDQVILSTRISLDQANELAAYIIEAFLTPTKVRNVLVAVLSPQNINAVDESIQAHASGPYKILARIIGVKRVCYEWRTFLEKEPEESQKIINDLIKRFGIRDQIAVQIANFDMRSLPLQTIARFKQDLISFVETFIVEHKVDLIESVKRVEVEAMGTVRSAIVRFNPESIPEIWLKRAKQDIATFAYSYLKRELGELLGQAIPALGIHSLIARKIDQFTAQQLENLVKEICARELILLEWFGGGIGLGMGLIQIVINACVP from the coding sequence ATGAGTCTGGAAGCCCTATTCGCCAATCCACAAGTAATTTTTTGGAAAGTTCTTTTTCCACCGCTGGTCTATTCGTTTCACGGTTGGTTTGCGACGAGAATGGCTATTGCTGCTCTCTTCAGACCATATAATCCGATCATGATCGGATCTTATCAGCTGCCTCTGACGCCGGGAATTTTTCCAAAGCGGCGCAGTAAGCTCGCCGAGTCAGTGGCTTCTACTGTGACAAGCAAGCTTTTGACGACCACCGATATCAAAGTTCAAGCGGAAAATCTTGTTACTGAGCAAAATATCTACACCTCGGTCGATATGTTTGTCGACTCGGTGCTCAAAGAATTCAGAGATACTTCTAAATTGCATAGATTGGCTTCAGATCTGGCTGAACTCAGTCCCACGTTGCTTCAACACCTGGTTGAATCAACAATTGAAAGTGTTGAGCAGGGACGAGAACAAAAGGTGGCCGCGATCACCGAAAAGATTTTCGATCAGGTCATCCTCAGCACTCGCATCAGCCTTGATCAGGCCAACGAACTGGCTGCTTACATTATCGAAGCATTTTTAACACCGACGAAAGTAAGAAACGTGCTCGTTGCGGTGCTCAGCCCACAGAATATCAATGCTGTAGATGAATCTATTCAAGCTCACGCCAGCGGTCCTTATAAAATTCTTGCTCGCATCATCGGCGTTAAGAGGGTCTGTTACGAGTGGCGTACATTTCTGGAGAAAGAACCGGAAGAGTCGCAAAAAATCATCAATGATTTGATCAAGCGCTTCGGGATAAGAGATCAAATCGCCGTGCAGATAGCCAACTTTGATATGCGTTCCCTGCCTTTGCAAACGATCGCTCGTTTCAAACAAGATCTGATTAGCTTTGTAGAGACATTCATTGTCGAGCACAAGGTTGATTTGATCGAGTCGGTAAAACGTGTCGAAGTCGAGGCGATGGGCACTGTTCGATCGGCGATTGTGCGTTTCAATCCCGAATCTATTCCGGAAATCTGGCTGAAAAGAGCCAAGCAAGATATTGCTACTTTTGCTTATTCATATTTGAAGCGTGAGCTTGGAGAACTCCTCGGGCAAGCAATTCCAGCACTTGGTATTCACTCTTTGATTGCGCGCAAAATCGATCAGTTTACAGCTCAGCAACTGGAGAATCTGGTCAAGGAAATTTGTGCGCGCGAGTTGATTTTGCTTGAGTGGTTTGGTGGTGGAATCGGGCTTGGTATGGGGCTCATTCAGATCGTGATCAACGCCTGCGTGCCATAG
- a CDS encoding tetratricopeptide repeat protein, producing MSNRFQSSLPIIASLLLTVLSGACAPRSAQAAPLGNFANLMQAGKTFSNQKAYSQAISYFQQAVEAKPDSPEARLELGKALSRAGDQDRALSALFESLKLNPKNAETRAEIAVILMKRGNWDEAGGQLKQVLDMVPADNDVRGNYAICLEQLGYIDAAAEQFSIIVKAQPKSVEAIYNLAVALQLKGDTDQAADAYKRTIALAPNHSLAYMGLGKCFLARKDYKNAALIEKRAIQLFPNNHWAYLALGDAYNGLGQKGDSLEAYRKAIQISPKDPACRAVLTNLLKQKTASLPSAFTTR from the coding sequence GTGTCAAATCGTTTTCAATCATCACTGCCCATAATCGCATCATTGCTGCTCACTGTCTTGAGTGGTGCCTGTGCCCCGCGGTCTGCGCAGGCAGCGCCGCTTGGCAATTTTGCCAATTTGATGCAGGCAGGCAAAACTTTCAGCAATCAAAAGGCATATTCTCAGGCGATCTCATACTTTCAGCAGGCTGTAGAAGCCAAGCCTGACAGCCCCGAAGCACGCTTAGAACTGGGCAAAGCTCTCTCACGCGCAGGCGACCAGGATAGAGCCCTTTCGGCTTTGTTTGAATCTCTCAAACTCAACCCCAAAAATGCCGAGACGCGAGCCGAGATAGCGGTGATTCTGATGAAACGCGGCAACTGGGATGAAGCGGGCGGGCAGCTAAAACAGGTACTTGATATGGTGCCTGCTGATAATGATGTGCGCGGCAACTACGCTATTTGCCTGGAACAGCTAGGATATATCGATGCCGCTGCTGAACAATTCAGCATCATTGTCAAAGCGCAGCCTAAAAGCGTTGAGGCAATCTACAACCTGGCCGTAGCCTTGCAACTGAAAGGCGATACGGATCAAGCAGCCGATGCATATAAAAGAACTATCGCACTGGCACCAAATCACTCCCTTGCTTATATGGGACTTGGTAAATGTTTTTTGGCCAGGAAAGATTACAAAAATGCTGCTTTAATTGAAAAGCGTGCTATTCAGTTGTTTCCAAATAACCACTGGGCTTATCTGGCTCTGGGCGATGCTTATAACGGGCTGGGGCAGAAAGGAGATTCTCTGGAGGCATATCGCAAGGCTATTCAAATCAGCCCAAAAGACCCAGCCTGTCGTGCAGTTTTAACCAATCTGCTCAAACAAAAAACCGCTTCTTTACCAAGCGCGTTTACAACGAGGTAG
- a CDS encoding tetratricopeptide repeat protein — MKLDPVRALLATLLVIAAASPGVMASKEQDENDIQNAIIRFKAGIAANPNNPQTRLSLGRAYLTSGDIAGAEEQFKAAIKLSPENSEGYMGLARTLIRKNDVKGSLEALNKAVKLDPENSDVHYKLGQVLNRAQQTEESIAEFRQAIKLNAQNAAAHRDLGATLGMKGDLDGQIVEEKKALALAPNDSDALFYIGTAYAMKGDHDNALLNLQRSVELDKKNPEAFRILAGVTASSGKFPEALKYAQTACDLAPDNKQCKTTLEKIKAASDKAK; from the coding sequence ATGAAATTAGATCCGGTAAGAGCGTTGTTAGCAACTCTGCTTGTGATTGCAGCTGCATCACCAGGCGTGATGGCAAGCAAAGAACAAGACGAGAACGATATACAAAACGCCATCATTCGCTTCAAGGCAGGCATCGCAGCCAACCCAAATAATCCCCAAACCAGATTGAGCCTGGGGCGCGCATACTTGACCTCAGGCGACATCGCCGGTGCAGAAGAGCAGTTTAAAGCGGCAATCAAACTGAGCCCCGAGAACTCAGAAGGTTACATGGGTCTGGCCCGCACTCTGATTCGCAAGAATGACGTCAAAGGGTCGCTCGAAGCTCTGAACAAAGCTGTCAAACTGGACCCTGAAAATTCAGATGTGCACTATAAGCTCGGCCAGGTGCTAAACAGAGCGCAACAAACAGAAGAATCAATTGCAGAATTCAGGCAAGCGATTAAATTAAACGCGCAAAACGCGGCAGCCCATCGCGATCTTGGTGCCACACTGGGAATGAAAGGTGACCTAGACGGTCAGATAGTAGAAGAGAAAAAGGCACTGGCTCTGGCACCAAACGACTCAGACGCCCTCTTCTATATAGGCACTGCATATGCGATGAAGGGAGACCATGATAATGCCCTGCTCAATTTGCAACGGAGTGTTGAGCTGGACAAGAAAAATCCTGAAGCATTTAGAATTTTAGCTGGGGTAACTGCCTCGAGCGGAAAATTCCCGGAAGCGCTCAAATATGCACAGACCGCTTGCGATCTGGCGCCCGACAACAAGCAGTGCAAAACAACACTCGAAAAGATCAAAGCCGCCTCCGATAAGGCTAAGTAG
- the ftsZ gene encoding cell division protein FtsZ — MLDRSEQTDKNNRLEVKANIKVIGVGGAGSNATNRMIAAGLNGVEFWSCNTDAQALDLAAAKNRLQIGSKLTRGLGAGGNPSVGTKAAEESREEIAAALQGADMVFIAAGMGGGTGTGAAPIVAEVAKEQGALTVGVVSRPFLFEGKRRSNQADAGINEIKSRVDTLIVIPNQRLLEVVDHRASMQEAFVEADKVLMQGVQGISDIITVPGLINVDFADVKAVMQTAGSALMGVGRATGEGRAVEAARNAINSPLLETTIDGASGVIFSVTGGPDLTLHEVQEAANVIYSAVSDDANIIFGAVLDDRLHGEVLITVIATGFDMVSQQPPYPTHARTTPPVVRQQIQPERPQPAPQANTNGKDEIKKIASDLLDIPEFLRARGPK, encoded by the coding sequence GTGCTTGACCGATCGGAACAAACCGACAAGAACAACAGATTGGAAGTCAAAGCCAACATCAAGGTAATTGGTGTGGGCGGCGCAGGCTCCAATGCTACTAACAGAATGATCGCCGCAGGGTTGAATGGAGTTGAGTTCTGGTCTTGCAATACAGACGCTCAAGCCCTCGACCTGGCTGCAGCGAAAAATCGCTTGCAAATCGGAAGCAAGCTGACTCGGGGACTCGGAGCCGGTGGCAATCCCAGCGTCGGCACCAAAGCAGCAGAAGAAAGCCGCGAAGAGATAGCTGCAGCATTACAAGGTGCTGACATGGTCTTCATCGCAGCGGGCATGGGCGGTGGCACCGGCACTGGTGCGGCGCCAATCGTTGCTGAAGTTGCCAAAGAGCAAGGCGCTCTGACAGTTGGAGTCGTCTCCAGACCGTTCCTCTTTGAGGGCAAGCGTCGTAGCAATCAAGCAGACGCCGGCATCAACGAAATCAAATCACGAGTCGATACGCTCATCGTCATTCCAAACCAGCGTTTGCTGGAGGTTGTCGACCATCGCGCTTCGATGCAGGAAGCTTTCGTTGAAGCAGACAAAGTCTTGATGCAAGGTGTGCAGGGTATCTCAGACATCATCACCGTGCCTGGATTGATCAACGTCGACTTCGCCGACGTCAAAGCAGTTATGCAGACAGCAGGCTCCGCTTTGATGGGCGTGGGCCGAGCAACGGGCGAAGGCAGAGCAGTAGAAGCAGCTCGCAATGCCATCAACAGCCCATTGCTCGAAACCACCATCGATGGTGCGTCCGGTGTAATCTTCAGCGTCACTGGCGGACCAGACCTGACATTGCATGAAGTTCAGGAAGCAGCAAACGTAATCTACTCCGCAGTCTCTGACGATGCCAACATCATCTTCGGTGCTGTTCTCGACGACAGACTGCACGGTGAAGTGTTGATCACGGTCATTGCCACAGGATTCGACATGGTTTCACAACAGCCACCCTATCCCACGCATGCCAGAACCACACCTCCTGTAGTGCGCCAGCAGATTCAGCCAGAGCGCCCACAGCCTGCACCTCAAGCAAACACAAACGGAAAGGATGAAATCAAAAAGATCGCCAGCGATCTTCTCGATATTCCTGAGTTTTTGAGAGCAAGAGGTCCTAAGTAG
- the mtnA gene encoding S-methyl-5-thioribose-1-phosphate isomerase — MTVDSTQQLDIGVLPLVLEGDRVLLVDQRHLPYKFEMFDATSLDDMCFAITDMVVRGAPSIGVAAAFGLAMEAMRLSANHSIDKKTFLKHLNEARVRLQATRPTAVNLRWATEKLYLEVERYGNTNLDADARAMAERAMDCARRILDEHIETNRILSEFGAELVPRDASIMTHCNAGSLAACGWGTALGVIRSAALKGLNPAVYVDETRPRNQGSKLTIWELHQDKIPATLVCDSMSGHLMADGKVQMVVTGADRIAANGDSANKIGTYNLAVVANYHNVPFYIAAPVSTIDPHIQTGKSIPIEERHESEITSFGGVQTSMDGVKVYNPAFDVTPAKLIAGIITECGVLRPPYEESIANALRQKES; from the coding sequence ATGACTGTCGATTCGACCCAACAGCTTGATATCGGCGTTCTGCCGCTCGTTCTCGAAGGCGATCGAGTGCTGCTCGTTGATCAGCGACACTTGCCGTACAAGTTTGAGATGTTTGACGCTACTTCTTTAGATGACATGTGCTTTGCCATCACAGACATGGTCGTCAGAGGGGCCCCCTCTATAGGAGTGGCTGCTGCATTTGGACTGGCCATGGAGGCTATGCGGCTCTCAGCAAACCACTCCATCGACAAAAAGACATTTCTAAAGCACTTGAATGAAGCCAGGGTGCGTTTACAAGCGACGAGACCGACAGCGGTCAACTTACGCTGGGCCACAGAAAAACTCTATCTCGAAGTGGAGCGATACGGAAATACCAATCTCGACGCTGACGCTCGTGCCATGGCAGAAAGAGCGATGGACTGCGCCAGACGAATCTTAGACGAGCACATCGAAACCAATCGCATTCTCAGTGAATTCGGAGCGGAGCTGGTTCCCCGCGACGCCTCAATCATGACGCACTGCAACGCAGGGTCACTCGCCGCTTGCGGTTGGGGCACCGCTCTTGGTGTCATCCGCTCAGCCGCACTGAAAGGGCTCAATCCTGCTGTCTATGTCGACGAAACCCGGCCACGCAATCAGGGCTCTAAACTGACTATCTGGGAACTTCATCAAGACAAAATTCCAGCCACCCTGGTTTGCGATTCTATGTCAGGTCATCTAATGGCAGACGGCAAAGTGCAGATGGTAGTAACTGGCGCCGATCGCATTGCCGCAAATGGCGATTCGGCCAATAAAATCGGCACCTATAATCTGGCCGTGGTGGCAAACTATCACAATGTACCTTTCTACATAGCAGCGCCAGTATCGACAATCGATCCTCACATTCAGACGGGCAAGAGTATCCCGATTGAAGAACGCCACGAATCAGAGATCACAAGCTTTGGAGGCGTACAAACAAGCATGGATGGCGTTAAGGTGTACAACCCGGCTTTCGACGTCACACCAGCCAAACTTATAGCCGGCATAATTACCGAATGTGGCGTACTGCGCCCTCCTTACGAAGAGTCGATTGCCAATGCTTTGCGACAGAAGGAAAGTTAG
- a CDS encoding tetratricopeptide repeat protein: MSTAVYPAYSQSISNQDREVLNKVLKDNEAKRPPEAVVAQVQAIVDKYPKDYFARLVMGNTLDRVGMPMQAIEQYQLAVQYGPDSPKAVIELVKAEIGVGQKEAAMRLLKEADKRFPNDREITFWMGNYYLSKGDVKQAEQKFNQVMKSGPAFFGMGTAQAEVQLREGRAGLASILVDNDLARNPEYPLGNAIKGQALFTMRKFNQALPFLRNAYIAFPMQPDYARKFAQSCLATNDLKMALEPALVALALSSRNGEPDRETQWLVATAISQLPREYVQETATKTLEKLDRQVNNTRWHFTLGEMFDFYGYHDLATREFFRAYRADPTQYLAAYRLANNLELYFQQYDEAVKFLSQAHALNPGNSDIADRLERLQNRLANRKSDLAWQLKDFLRKQPSPLTTAPL; this comes from the coding sequence TTGTCGACAGCAGTATATCCAGCATATAGTCAGTCCATCAGTAATCAAGATAGAGAAGTTCTCAACAAGGTTCTCAAAGACAACGAAGCTAAACGTCCTCCTGAAGCAGTTGTGGCTCAGGTGCAGGCAATTGTCGACAAATATCCGAAAGATTACTTTGCCCGCCTGGTCATGGGGAACACGTTAGATCGAGTCGGGATGCCGATGCAGGCGATTGAACAATATCAATTGGCCGTCCAGTATGGTCCCGATAGTCCAAAGGCAGTAATTGAGCTCGTTAAAGCCGAAATCGGTGTGGGGCAGAAAGAAGCCGCAATGAGGCTTTTGAAAGAAGCTGATAAGCGTTTTCCAAACGACCGCGAAATCACTTTCTGGATGGGTAACTACTATCTGTCTAAGGGTGACGTAAAACAGGCAGAGCAAAAGTTCAATCAAGTAATGAAGTCAGGCCCGGCTTTTTTTGGAATGGGCACAGCTCAGGCTGAAGTTCAACTGAGAGAAGGAAGAGCGGGACTGGCTTCCATCCTCGTCGACAACGATTTAGCCAGAAACCCTGAGTATCCTCTGGGCAATGCCATTAAGGGACAAGCTCTTTTCACAATGCGCAAGTTCAATCAAGCCTTGCCTTTTCTTCGAAACGCCTATATCGCGTTTCCAATGCAGCCAGATTATGCAAGAAAATTTGCTCAGTCTTGCCTCGCCACCAACGATTTGAAGATGGCACTGGAACCAGCACTGGTGGCACTGGCGCTCTCCAGTCGCAACGGTGAACCTGATCGCGAGACGCAGTGGCTCGTGGCCACTGCGATCTCGCAATTGCCGCGTGAGTATGTTCAAGAGACAGCGACGAAGACCTTAGAAAAGCTTGATAGACAAGTGAACAACACTCGTTGGCATTTCACGCTGGGCGAGATGTTCGATTTTTACGGCTATCATGACCTGGCCACTCGAGAATTTTTTCGAGCCTATCGAGCAGACCCGACTCAGTACTTAGCCGCCTATCGTCTGGCAAACAACCTGGAGTTGTATTTCCAACAGTATGACGAAGCCGTCAAATTTCTCAGTCAGGCGCATGCCTTGAATCCGGGCAATAGCGACATCGCCGATCGCCTGGAGCGTCTGCAGAATCGTCTTGCCAATCGCAAGTCGGACCTTGCCTGGCAGCTCAAGGATTTCCTGCGCAAGCAACCATCGCCTCTTACGACCGCACCGCTCTAA
- a CDS encoding aromatic ring-hydroxylating dioxygenase subunit alpha produces the protein MPEQNDIRNAYTISADFYRNEKLLSLVKENIFARSWQFVTDTARLKAPGHAVPLTMLEGFLNEPVLLTRDSGDQLHCLSNVCTHRGNMLTEGECHTTSLRCRYHGRRFNLDGKITSAPGFEDAIDFPAESDNLTAVPFALWKTMLFVNASVTQPLFTLAELVADMDKRLGWLPLEKFLFDSTGAREYLVKANWALYCENYLEGMHIPYVHPDLATALDIKDYRSEIYEYSNLQIGIASSAQECFDLPRSSPDFGQRIGGYYYWLFPNMMFNFYPWGLSINIVQPLGQELTKVVFLPYVLDESKRALGAGAALDRVEREDEEIVERVQQGVKSRFYKRGRYAPRWEKGVKHFHDLLKRFVPEID, from the coding sequence TTGCCTGAACAAAACGATATCCGCAACGCTTATACAATTTCGGCTGACTTCTACCGAAATGAAAAATTGTTGTCGCTTGTAAAAGAGAACATATTCGCTCGCAGCTGGCAGTTCGTCACCGACACCGCTCGACTGAAAGCGCCTGGTCATGCGGTTCCCCTTACAATGCTGGAGGGATTTCTAAACGAACCGGTTTTACTCACACGTGACAGCGGCGATCAACTGCATTGCCTCTCAAATGTATGCACTCACCGGGGCAACATGCTAACAGAAGGAGAGTGCCACACCACATCGTTGCGCTGCAGGTATCACGGACGTCGATTCAACCTCGATGGCAAGATAACCTCCGCTCCCGGCTTTGAGGATGCCATCGACTTTCCGGCAGAGTCGGACAACCTGACGGCGGTGCCTTTTGCTCTCTGGAAAACCATGCTATTCGTCAACGCTTCCGTGACACAACCGCTGTTCACCCTGGCTGAACTGGTGGCAGATATGGATAAGCGACTGGGCTGGTTACCGCTGGAAAAGTTTCTCTTTGATTCGACGGGCGCCCGTGAATATCTTGTAAAAGCCAATTGGGCTCTCTACTGCGAGAATTATCTGGAAGGTATGCATATTCCCTATGTGCACCCCGATCTTGCCACCGCACTCGATATCAAAGATTACCGCTCTGAAATTTACGAATACTCCAATCTACAAATTGGTATCGCATCCAGTGCCCAGGAATGTTTTGATCTGCCCCGCTCCTCACCAGACTTTGGACAGCGCATTGGCGGCTACTATTACTGGCTTTTCCCCAATATGATGTTCAACTTTTATCCCTGGGGCTTGTCGATTAACATAGTACAACCACTCGGTCAAGAATTGACTAAAGTTGTCTTCTTGCCTTATGTCCTGGACGAATCAAAACGAGCGCTGGGAGCAGGCGCTGCTCTTGACCGAGTAGAAAGAGAAGACGAAGAAATCGTCGAACGCGTCCAGCAGGGCGTTAAATCCAGATTTTATAAACGCGGGCGCTACGCGCCTCGATGGGAAAAGGGAGTCAAGCATTTCCACGATCTCTTGAAACGCTTTGTTCCGGAAATAGATTAA
- a CDS encoding glycosyltransferase — protein sequence MRSEKIKLALISCGLGNVNRGFEVSTARLYKTLHEKSDFDVRLYSGGKHEGAKFVWNIPRDEVQKGLALISHINDRRFWEFAYGVEQISFALSLLPELFSFKPDVVWTKEVPFGYFLDAYRKSFGFKYKVIFANGGAFNPPTYKDFDYIQHLQPESYADAIKYGLPSEKNLTLTNFLYFQKSEQSRQHLRSQFGYTDSDWVVICVAAWNRYHKRIDYLIEEVAQLPDKNVKLMLCGHPEPDISYLRKLAEEKLPGRVQWLTLPEAKVHEALQAADCFVLPSLQEGLGNAMAEAALAEIPVVAHSHAASRFVLGDPKYTTDLSQNGSLAARLQSVKDSPPNNDELKKLARAVHNLFSVEALLPRFCDMVRTVNGAPPANGSHRLGNYDLRAEN from the coding sequence ATGAGATCCGAAAAGATCAAACTAGCTCTTATTAGCTGCGGCCTCGGCAACGTCAACCGAGGATTTGAAGTCTCCACCGCCCGTCTGTACAAGACGCTCCATGAGAAGAGCGACTTCGATGTGCGACTGTACAGTGGCGGCAAGCACGAAGGCGCGAAATTCGTCTGGAATATTCCGCGCGACGAAGTGCAGAAAGGATTGGCGCTAATCAGCCACATAAACGATCGCCGCTTCTGGGAATTCGCCTATGGTGTCGAGCAGATTTCTTTCGCGCTCTCTCTTTTGCCTGAACTTTTCAGTTTCAAGCCAGATGTTGTCTGGACCAAAGAAGTGCCGTTTGGATATTTCCTGGACGCTTACAGAAAATCGTTCGGCTTCAAGTACAAAGTCATATTCGCAAACGGCGGAGCATTCAACCCGCCCACTTACAAAGACTTCGACTACATCCAGCATCTACAGCCGGAATCATACGCTGATGCCATCAAATATGGTTTGCCGTCAGAGAAGAATCTGACTCTGACTAACTTTTTGTATTTCCAGAAATCGGAGCAGTCGCGCCAGCACCTGCGATCCCAATTTGGCTATACGGACAGCGACTGGGTGGTCATCTGTGTCGCCGCCTGGAATCGCTACCATAAGCGAATCGATTACCTGATTGAGGAAGTCGCTCAATTACCCGACAAGAACGTGAAGCTCATGCTCTGCGGTCACCCGGAGCCAGACATAAGTTATCTGCGCAAACTGGCGGAAGAGAAACTGCCGGGGCGTGTGCAGTGGCTGACTTTGCCTGAAGCAAAAGTGCATGAGGCGTTGCAAGCAGCGGACTGCTTTGTCTTGCCCAGCCTGCAAGAGGGTCTCGGAAATGCCATGGCTGAAGCTGCACTGGCTGAGATACCGGTTGTAGCTCACAGTCATGCAGCCAGCCGTTTTGTTCTCGGCGATCCCAAATATACGACAGACCTGTCGCAAAACGGTTCACTGGCAGCCCGGTTGCAATCCGTCAAAGATTCTCCGCCAAACAATGATGAGCTGAAGAAGCTAGCCAGAGCGGTGCACAATCTCTTCAGCGTCGAGGCGCTTCTGCCTCGCTTCTGCGATATGGTGCGGACCGTAAATGGTGCTCCACCTGCAAACGGCTCGCACCGACTCGGAAATTATGATCTTAGAGCAGAAAACTGA